The Chamaesiphon minutus PCC 6605 DNA window GAGGCGTTTGACCGCGATCGTTAGGGGTATTGATATTCACCCCGGCATCGATTAGCAGCTTGACTCGCGGATGGTTGTTAGCAGCGATCGCGTCAAATAAACTCTGAGTTTTGGGATCTACACTCATGATTGTGGTGTCCGAATTGGCTGGGTGACAGGTAATGTGCTTGCAGCACTGCCAGTATTTTTATATTTCCCAACTTATGGACGAAAATCGCTAAGATCGGTGTTTTTATTTATCACCAATGTGGGTGGATGGGTGGATGGGTGGATAAGGCGCGAAAGGACACTTGCGTCCACTCTTGACTACCAACTACTAACAACCAACTACCAACTACCAACTATCCCCTATCCCCTTTTCCCTTTCCCCTAAAGCCTACCCTATCCCCTCCCCTTCACCTAACCCTTAAACCCCATATTGGTTGATAATAAAAAAACTTCTGTATTTCATGCGCGTGATATGTTCGGTCAAATTCCTCTCAGTCTAATCCTGATCAATGTTGGTGGTTTACTCGCACTCATCGGCTTTTTCTCATACGCGATCGACAATCCGACCTTCAATCTGATCGGGTTCTTTTATGGCGTCCCCTTGCTACTCGGGGGCTTAGCTCTTAAGTCTGCAGAACTCGAACCCGTTCCATTTACGCAATTTACTTCCGCTAATCTCGTCAAGCTGCGCGAAGAGCAAGCAACACCCACGCTCAATCAAATTCGCAAAGATGTCACCCGCTATCGCTACGGACAAGAAGCACATTTGGATCTGGCTCTAGAAAAATTGGGGCTGGCTCCTAGCGATGACG harbors:
- a CDS encoding DUF2854 domain-containing protein, with the protein product MFGQIPLSLILINVGGLLALIGFFSYAIDNPTFNLIGFFYGVPLLLGGLALKSAELEPVPFTQFTSANLVKLREEQATPTLNQIRKDVTRYRYGQEAHLDLALEKLGLAPSDDDRPVLKGLKESEIDGAYALTLQFYSPFMTLDVWEEKREKIARFFGPGIDAKIEPDLENEEINVSLIVDRATERVTSPV